One genomic window of Micromonospora sp. WMMD1128 includes the following:
- a CDS encoding ABC transporter permease has product MTRFVLRRLLQSAVVLLGVTLVVFLLLQLVPGDPVRVALGTRFDPQTYEALRSRAGLDQPLPVQYVSYLGHALTGDLGVSFRTGQPVSRIVLERLPATLSLAVTAVVFALLVAFPLGIVAAVRSGSAVDHAARVFSQFGVSVPDFWMGIMGIILFAGVLGWLPPSGYVALTEDPGRWASHVALPAVTVGLVTASILTRFIRSSVLEVLSADYVRTAEAKGLRNRVVILRHVLRNALIPVVTVVAVQLASLLGGVIVIEVLFAWPGIGRLTFDAVQSRDYPVLQGAVLLVAALFLLVNLLVDILYARLDPRITVK; this is encoded by the coding sequence ATGACCCGCTTCGTCCTGCGGCGGCTCCTACAGTCCGCCGTCGTGCTGCTCGGGGTGACCCTGGTGGTCTTCCTGCTGCTGCAGCTGGTGCCGGGCGACCCCGTCCGGGTGGCGCTCGGCACCCGCTTCGACCCGCAGACGTACGAGGCGCTGCGCTCCCGCGCCGGCCTGGACCAGCCGCTGCCGGTGCAGTACGTCAGCTATCTCGGTCACGCGCTCACCGGTGACCTCGGGGTCAGCTTCCGCACCGGCCAGCCGGTCAGCCGGATCGTGCTGGAACGGCTGCCGGCGACGCTGTCGCTCGCCGTCACCGCGGTGGTGTTCGCCCTGCTCGTCGCGTTCCCGCTGGGCATCGTGGCGGCGGTGCGCAGCGGCTCGGCGGTCGACCACGCGGCCCGCGTGTTCAGCCAGTTCGGTGTCTCGGTGCCCGACTTCTGGATGGGCATCATGGGGATCATCCTCTTCGCCGGCGTGCTGGGCTGGCTACCGCCGTCGGGTTACGTGGCGCTCACCGAGGACCCGGGCCGGTGGGCCTCGCACGTGGCCCTGCCGGCGGTCACCGTCGGCCTGGTCACCGCGTCGATCCTGACCCGGTTCATCCGCTCGTCGGTGCTGGAGGTGCTCTCCGCCGACTACGTGCGCACCGCCGAGGCGAAGGGGCTGCGCAACCGGGTGGTGATCCTGCGCCACGTGCTGCGCAACGCGCTGATCCCGGTCGTCACCGTGGTCGCGGTGCAACTGGCGAGCCTGCTCGGCGGCGTGATCGTGATCGAGGTGCTGTTCGCCTGGCCCGGCATCGGCCGGCTCACCTTCGACGCGGTGCAGTCCCGGGACTATCCGGTCCTGCAGGGGGCCGTGCTGCTCGTCGCCGCGCTGTTCCTGCTCGTCAACCTGTTGGTGGACATCCTCTACGCCCGCCTCGACCCGAGGATCACGGTCAAGTGA
- a CDS encoding ABC transporter substrate-binding protein: MSRNKIGVIGAVLTLAVGVLSGCTGGESVDVGDDGGNSGGAGGVLNAAIGGEPDQLDPHKTSAYYSFQVLENVYDTLVEPDADLKMVPALATKWTTSEDQLTWTFTLRDGVTFSDGSPLTSEDVVYSYERIIKEKLNNAYKFDTVKSVTGPDPATVVVTLKAPTPNLLANLGGFKGVAIVEKENVESGKAKTAPVGSGPFKVASYTSGDSIKLVRNDAYWGDKPKLDGVTFTFVKDPTVALQNLRSGQVQWTDNLPPQQVKSLQDGDDPVVESAPSTDYWYVALNEARKPFDNPEVRRAIGYALDREAITKAAKFGLATVNQTAIPKNSAFFYDYAPYSHDPGKAKQMLGQAGVSNLTMDLMVTSEYPETVTAAQVIAAQLKDVGITVKIRTLDFAQWLDEQAKGNFDGFMLGWLGNVDPDEFYYAQHHTGGAFNFHKYSNPAVDKLLDQARTETDQDARKQAYDQAAKQIVDDASYLYLYNPDVVQAWSKKVSGYDVRSDRAIRFRTVALGK; this comes from the coding sequence ATGTCCAGGAACAAGATCGGCGTGATCGGCGCCGTGCTCACCCTCGCGGTCGGCGTCCTGTCCGGATGCACCGGCGGTGAGAGCGTCGACGTCGGCGACGACGGGGGGAACTCCGGCGGCGCCGGGGGTGTCCTCAACGCCGCGATCGGCGGCGAACCGGACCAGCTCGACCCGCACAAGACCTCGGCCTACTACAGCTTCCAGGTTCTGGAGAACGTCTACGACACCCTGGTCGAGCCGGACGCCGACCTGAAGATGGTGCCCGCGCTGGCCACCAAGTGGACCACCAGCGAGGACCAGCTGACCTGGACGTTCACCCTCCGCGACGGCGTCACGTTCTCCGACGGCTCGCCGCTGACCTCGGAGGACGTCGTCTACTCCTATGAGCGGATCATCAAGGAGAAGCTCAACAACGCCTACAAGTTCGACACCGTCAAGTCGGTGACCGGGCCCGACCCGGCGACCGTCGTGGTGACGCTGAAGGCGCCCACGCCGAACCTGCTGGCCAACCTCGGCGGGTTCAAGGGCGTGGCGATCGTCGAGAAGGAGAACGTCGAGTCCGGCAAGGCGAAGACCGCCCCGGTCGGCAGTGGCCCGTTCAAGGTGGCGAGCTACACCTCCGGCGACAGCATCAAGCTGGTCCGCAACGACGCCTACTGGGGAGACAAGCCGAAGCTGGACGGGGTCACCTTCACCTTCGTCAAGGACCCCACGGTGGCGTTGCAGAACCTGCGCAGCGGTCAGGTCCAGTGGACCGACAACCTGCCGCCGCAGCAGGTGAAGTCGTTGCAGGACGGGGACGACCCGGTGGTCGAGTCGGCGCCCTCCACCGACTACTGGTACGTGGCGCTCAACGAGGCCCGCAAGCCGTTCGACAACCCCGAGGTCCGGCGCGCGATCGGCTACGCCCTGGACCGCGAGGCGATCACCAAGGCGGCCAAGTTCGGCCTCGCCACGGTCAACCAGACCGCCATCCCGAAGAACAGCGCGTTCTTCTACGACTACGCGCCCTACTCGCACGACCCGGGCAAGGCGAAGCAGATGCTCGGCCAGGCCGGCGTCAGCAACCTCACCATGGACCTGATGGTCACGAGCGAGTACCCGGAGACGGTCACCGCCGCCCAGGTCATCGCCGCGCAGCTCAAGGACGTCGGGATCACCGTGAAGATCCGGACGCTGGACTTCGCCCAGTGGCTCGACGAGCAGGCCAAGGGCAACTTCGACGGGTTCATGCTGGGCTGGCTGGGCAACGTCGACCCGGACGAGTTCTACTACGCCCAGCACCACACCGGCGGCGCGTTCAACTTCCACAAATACAGCAATCCGGCCGTGGACAAGCTGCTGGACCAGGCCCGCACCGAGACCGACCAGGACGCCCGCAAGCAGGCGTACGACCAGGCGGCGAAGCAGATCGTCGACGACGCCAGCTACCTCTACCTCTACAACCCGGACGTGGTGCAGGCGTGGTCGAAGAAGGTCTCCGGCTACGACGTCCGCAGCGACCGGGCGATCCGGTTCCGCACGGTCGCCCTCGGCAAGTGA
- a CDS encoding acyl-CoA dehydrogenase family protein produces the protein MTTHEVVNQVPPLVWYDTADDPALLDGLAREGADWAAAGLHDLGRLAGDEPAAEHGRLANEHPPVLRTHDRYGHRVDEVEFHPSWHELMRTAVGHGLHAAPWADDRPGAHVARAAGFYVWRPDAGHGCPISMTYAAIPALRHSPELAARYEPLLTSTEYDFGLRPPLGKRGLLAGMSMTEKQGGSDVRANTTTARPQPDGSYRLVGHKWFTSAPMCDLFLTLAQAPDGLTCFLVPRVLPDGSRNPMRLMRLKDKLGNRSNASAEIEYDHAVAWRVGDEGRGVRTIIDMVNLTRLDCVIGAAAGMRQGVTTAVHHATHRRAFGRYLADQPLMRNVLADLTVESEAATVLMMRLAGATDRSVRGDAGETAFKRLALAVGKYWVCKRWPGHAAEALECLGGNGYVEESGMPRLFRESPLNSIWEGSGNVAALDVLRALTREPQVLAAYETEVAATAGADARLDAAVRRVRDELSDRTDLESRARRVVERLALVLQGALLVRHGHPAVADAFCASRLDGDHGQAYGTLPGGLDLAGIIDRATPKVG, from the coding sequence GTGACCACACACGAGGTCGTCAACCAGGTCCCACCGCTCGTCTGGTACGACACCGCCGACGACCCGGCGCTGCTCGACGGGCTGGCCCGCGAGGGCGCCGACTGGGCCGCCGCCGGGCTGCACGACCTCGGCCGGCTGGCCGGCGACGAGCCGGCCGCCGAACACGGCCGGCTGGCCAACGAGCACCCGCCGGTGCTGCGCACCCACGACCGGTACGGCCACCGCGTCGACGAGGTGGAGTTCCACCCGTCCTGGCACGAGCTGATGCGCACCGCGGTCGGGCACGGCCTGCACGCGGCGCCGTGGGCCGACGACCGGCCGGGCGCGCACGTGGCCCGGGCCGCCGGCTTCTACGTGTGGCGGCCCGACGCCGGGCACGGCTGCCCGATCTCGATGACGTACGCGGCGATCCCGGCGCTGCGGCACAGCCCCGAGCTGGCGGCCCGCTACGAGCCGTTGCTCACCAGCACCGAGTACGACTTCGGGCTGCGCCCGCCGCTCGGTAAGCGCGGCCTGCTCGCCGGCATGTCGATGACCGAGAAACAGGGCGGCTCGGACGTCCGCGCCAACACCACCACCGCCCGACCCCAGCCGGACGGCAGCTACCGGCTGGTCGGGCACAAGTGGTTCACCTCGGCGCCGATGTGCGACCTGTTCCTCACCCTCGCCCAGGCGCCGGACGGGCTCACCTGCTTCCTGGTCCCCCGCGTGCTGCCCGACGGCAGCCGCAACCCGATGCGGCTGATGCGGCTGAAGGACAAGCTCGGCAACCGCTCCAACGCCTCCGCCGAGATCGAGTACGACCACGCGGTGGCGTGGCGGGTCGGCGACGAGGGTCGGGGCGTACGCACCATCATCGACATGGTCAACCTGACCCGGCTGGACTGCGTGATCGGCGCGGCGGCCGGGATGCGCCAGGGCGTCACCACGGCCGTGCACCACGCCACGCACCGGCGGGCGTTCGGCCGCTATCTGGCCGACCAGCCGCTGATGCGCAACGTCCTGGCCGACCTGACGGTGGAGTCGGAGGCCGCCACCGTGCTGATGATGCGGCTGGCCGGCGCGACGGACCGGTCGGTGCGGGGCGACGCCGGTGAGACCGCGTTCAAACGCCTGGCGCTCGCGGTCGGGAAGTACTGGGTGTGCAAACGGTGGCCGGGGCACGCCGCCGAGGCGCTGGAGTGCCTGGGCGGCAACGGCTACGTCGAGGAGTCCGGCATGCCGCGGCTGTTCCGCGAGTCGCCGCTGAACTCGATCTGGGAGGGCTCCGGCAACGTCGCCGCGCTGGACGTGCTGCGCGCGCTCACCCGCGAGCCGCAGGTGCTGGCCGCGTACGAGACGGAGGTGGCGGCGACGGCCGGCGCGGACGCGCGCCTGGACGCCGCGGTCCGCCGGGTGCGTGACGAGCTGTCCGACCGGACCGATCTGGAGTCACGGGCCCGCCGGGTGGTCGAACGGCTGGCGCTGGTGCTCCAGGGCGCGCTGCTGGTGCGCCACGGCCACCCGGCGGTCGCGGACGCGTTCTGCGCGTCCCGCCTGGACGGCGACCACGGCCAGGCGTACGGGACGCTGCCCGGCGGGCTCGACCTCGCCGGGATCATCGACCGGGCCACCCCGAAGGTCGGCTGA
- a CDS encoding MOSC N-terminal beta barrel domain-containing protein — protein sequence MRLVSTHIHPVKSLAGVDVDRATVEPWGLRHDRRWMLLQPDGGVLTARAAPRMLGLTAVPGPGSVTLTDSGGASLTVAEPVHGPPAATSLSRLDTVRLAAGEAHDWLSERLDRQVRLGWLDDPRRRPVSTAHGGRPGDPLNLSDAGPLLVATLPSLRRLRDWIVEGALERGEPAPDPLPMARFRPTVVLDGPVEPFAEDGWTRLRIGTVDFRVADRCDRCELTLIDPVTFTRGKEPIRTLARHRRQDGKVWFGVWLIPVTTGEIRVGDPVVAG from the coding sequence GTGCGGCTCGTCTCGACGCACATCCACCCGGTGAAGTCGCTGGCCGGCGTCGACGTGGACCGGGCCACGGTCGAGCCGTGGGGGCTGCGCCACGACCGGCGCTGGATGCTGCTGCAACCCGACGGCGGGGTGCTGACCGCCCGCGCCGCGCCCCGCATGCTCGGCCTGACCGCCGTGCCCGGACCCGGTTCGGTCACGCTCACCGACTCCGGCGGCGCGTCGCTCACCGTCGCCGAGCCGGTGCACGGGCCGCCGGCCGCCACCTCCCTGTCCCGGCTGGACACGGTGCGGCTCGCGGCCGGCGAGGCGCACGACTGGCTCTCCGAGCGGCTGGACCGCCAGGTGCGGCTGGGCTGGCTGGACGACCCGCGCCGCCGGCCGGTCTCCACCGCGCACGGCGGCCGTCCCGGTGACCCGCTCAACCTCTCCGACGCGGGTCCGCTGCTCGTCGCCACGCTGCCGTCGCTGCGCCGGCTGCGCGACTGGATCGTCGAGGGCGCGCTGGAGCGGGGCGAGCCGGCGCCCGATCCGCTGCCGATGGCACGGTTCCGCCCCACGGTGGTGCTCGACGGGCCGGTCGAGCCGTTCGCCGAGGACGGCTGGACGCGGCTGCGGATCGGCACGGTCGACTTCCGGGTCGCCGACCGCTGCGACCGCTGCGAGCTGACGCTGATCGACCCGGTGACGTTCACCCGCGGCAAGGAGCCGATCCGGACGCTGGCGCGGCACCGCCGGCAGGACGGCAAGGTGTGGTTCGGCGTGTGGCTGATCCCGGTGACCACCGGCGAGATCCGGGTCGGCGACCCGGTCGTCGCCGGCTGA
- a CDS encoding GNAT family protein: MAHPTYPLNTPRLLLRPVTVDDLDDVHAWQRRPDVVRWMRDAEPRTRARSLASVAAMAGEDALRAEGDCLTLGAVAGGRVVGAVELVWRSAADRTAELGWVFHPDHGGRGLATEAAGALLDWGFGVFGLHRVVARCHAGNEPSARLATRLGMRREARHVRSYRFRGGWADQLVFAVLADEWRSRPS, translated from the coding sequence ATGGCCCACCCGACGTACCCGCTGAACACCCCGCGGCTGCTGCTGCGCCCGGTCACCGTGGATGACCTCGACGACGTGCACGCCTGGCAGCGCCGCCCGGACGTGGTCCGCTGGATGCGCGACGCGGAGCCGCGTACCCGGGCGCGGTCCCTCGCGTCGGTGGCCGCGATGGCCGGCGAGGACGCGCTGCGCGCGGAGGGTGACTGCCTGACCCTGGGCGCGGTCGCCGGGGGCCGGGTGGTCGGGGCGGTGGAGCTGGTCTGGCGCAGCGCGGCGGACCGCACCGCCGAGCTCGGCTGGGTCTTCCACCCCGACCACGGCGGCCGTGGCCTGGCCACCGAGGCGGCCGGGGCGCTGCTCGACTGGGGTTTCGGCGTGTTCGGGCTGCACCGGGTGGTGGCCCGGTGCCACGCCGGCAACGAGCCGTCCGCCCGCCTGGCCACCCGGCTCGGCATGCGGCGGGAGGCCCGGCACGTGCGCAGCTACCGGTTCCGGGGCGGGTGGGCCGACCAGCTCGTCTTCGCCGTCCTGGCCGACGAGTGGCGGTCGCGCCCGAGCTGA
- a CDS encoding aminotransferase class I/II-fold pyridoxal phosphate-dependent enzyme translates to MRVSADDGNPLARLTLDQLRQRTSVKWRLHPPDVLPLWVAEQDVPLAPPVADALRRAIDLGDTGYAYGTAFAEALAGFAAQRWGWADFPVGRSALVADVMTGVVEVLRLVTGRGDAVVVCPPVYPPFYAFVTHADRRVVEAPLGPDLRLDLTALDESFRRARALGDRPAFLLCNPHNPTGVVHRADELAAVAELAARHGVRVLSDEIHAPLALAGARFTPYLMVPGAEDAFALLSASKAWNLAGLKAAVAVAGPAAAADLARMPEEVSHGPSHLGVLAHTAAFRAGGPWLDLLLDGLDANRALLGTLLAEHLPEVTWHRPEGTFLAWLDCTRLGVPTESPGDGPGVASDLAGPARMFLDEARVALSSGHVFGAGGAGFVRLNFATSPAVLTEAVTRMGRAVGPAAA, encoded by the coding sequence ATGCGTGTTTCCGCCGACGACGGCAATCCGCTCGCCCGGCTCACGCTCGACCAGCTCCGGCAGCGCACAAGCGTCAAGTGGCGGCTGCACCCGCCGGACGTGCTGCCGCTGTGGGTGGCGGAGCAGGACGTGCCGCTGGCCCCGCCGGTGGCCGACGCGCTGCGCCGCGCGATCGACCTGGGCGACACCGGCTACGCGTACGGGACGGCGTTCGCGGAGGCGCTCGCCGGGTTCGCCGCGCAACGCTGGGGCTGGGCCGACTTCCCGGTCGGGCGCAGCGCGCTTGTGGCCGACGTGATGACGGGCGTGGTCGAGGTGTTGCGTCTGGTCACCGGGCGGGGTGACGCGGTGGTGGTCTGTCCCCCCGTCTATCCGCCGTTCTACGCGTTCGTCACGCACGCCGACCGGCGGGTGGTCGAGGCTCCGCTCGGGCCGGACCTGCGGCTGGACCTCACCGCGCTGGACGAGTCGTTCCGCCGGGCGCGGGCCCTCGGCGACCGGCCGGCGTTCCTGCTCTGCAACCCGCACAACCCGACCGGGGTGGTGCATCGCGCCGACGAGCTGGCGGCCGTCGCCGAGCTGGCCGCGCGGCACGGCGTGCGGGTGCTCTCCGACGAGATCCACGCGCCGCTGGCGCTTGCCGGCGCGCGGTTCACCCCGTACCTCATGGTTCCCGGCGCGGAGGACGCGTTCGCCCTGCTCTCGGCGTCGAAGGCGTGGAACCTCGCCGGCCTCAAGGCGGCGGTGGCGGTCGCCGGCCCGGCCGCCGCCGCCGACCTGGCCCGAATGCCGGAGGAGGTCAGCCACGGCCCCAGCCACCTCGGCGTGCTCGCGCACACCGCCGCGTTCCGCGCCGGCGGGCCCTGGCTGGACCTGCTGCTCGACGGCCTCGACGCCAACCGCGCGTTGCTCGGGACGTTGCTCGCCGAGCATCTGCCCGAGGTCACCTGGCACCGGCCCGAGGGCACGTTCCTCGCCTGGCTGGACTGCACCCGCCTCGGCGTGCCCACCGAGTCGCCGGGTGACGGGCCGGGGGTGGCAAGCGACCTGGCCGGCCCGGCGCGGATGTTCCTCGACGAGGCCCGGGTGGCGCTCAGCTCCGGGCACGTCTTCGGCGCCGGCGGCGCCGGCTTCGTGCGCCTCAACTTCGCCACCTCACCCGCCGTGCTGACCGAGGCGGTGACCCGGATGGGCCGGGCGGTGGGGCCGGCCGCCGCCTGA
- a CDS encoding DinB family protein, giving the protein MTMTVPTTTPAALDAERADLLRALAAARAALTATVRGLTDAQAGERPTVSALCLGGVLKHVASGEEDWLRFVTEGPDVMAFTLPDGVTWADFMAGTARELPTWAIDRERTFQMLPEDTLPAILDRYARVAARTEEIIAAVDDLSATQPVPDVPWQEPGTVLSVREVLMHVIAETRQHTGHAEILRETLDRRSAG; this is encoded by the coding sequence ATGACCATGACCGTCCCGACCACGACCCCTGCCGCGCTCGACGCCGAGCGGGCCGACCTGCTCCGCGCGCTCGCCGCCGCCCGCGCCGCGCTCACCGCCACCGTGCGCGGCCTGACCGACGCGCAGGCCGGCGAGCGTCCCACCGTCAGCGCGCTCTGCCTGGGCGGCGTGCTCAAGCACGTCGCGTCCGGCGAGGAGGACTGGCTGCGGTTCGTCACCGAAGGGCCGGACGTGATGGCCTTCACCCTGCCTGACGGCGTGACCTGGGCGGACTTCATGGCCGGCACGGCCCGCGAGTTGCCGACGTGGGCGATCGACCGGGAGCGGACGTTCCAGATGCTGCCCGAGGACACGCTGCCGGCCATCCTCGACCGGTACGCCCGGGTGGCCGCCCGCACCGAGGAGATCATCGCCGCCGTCGACGACCTGTCCGCGACGCAGCCGGTGCCGGACGTGCCCTGGCAGGAGCCGGGCACCGTGCTGAGCGTGCGCGAGGTGCTGATGCACGTCATCGCCGAAACCCGGCAGCACACCGGGCACGCGGAGATCCTGCGCGAGACGCTCGACCGGCGGAGCGCCGGCTGA
- a CDS encoding WYL domain-containing protein, whose translation MSTTSARLLSLLSLLQARRDWPGAVLAERLGVSPRTVRRDVDRLRELGYPIAGAKGPDGGYRLGAGSALPPLLFDDEQAVALTVALQTAATTVTGIEEAAARALTTVRQVMPARLRHRVDALRVVAVERAGAPAKPRVEPALLMTLSAAVHAREVLRFDYPPAPTADPTDGAPLPRRVQPHHLVTWGGRWYLVAWDLDRDDWRTFRVDRLRPRTPTGPRFTPRELPGGDVAAFVAGRFRGAGGPGDWPCQGEVILDLPARTVSTWTRDGLVEEIGPDRCRLVLGAWSWPGLAAVLGRYDADIEVVGPPELRAAFAHLARRYAAAARRPDGG comes from the coding sequence ATGTCGACGACCTCCGCCCGGCTGCTCTCCCTGCTGTCCCTGCTCCAGGCCCGCCGCGACTGGCCGGGGGCGGTGCTTGCCGAACGGCTCGGGGTCAGCCCGCGCACCGTGCGCCGGGACGTCGACCGGCTGCGCGAGCTGGGCTACCCCATCGCCGGCGCCAAGGGGCCGGACGGCGGCTACCGGCTGGGCGCCGGCTCGGCCCTGCCGCCGTTGCTCTTCGACGACGAGCAGGCCGTCGCGCTCACCGTGGCGTTGCAGACCGCCGCGACCACGGTCACCGGCATCGAGGAGGCCGCCGCGCGGGCGCTGACCACGGTCCGGCAGGTGATGCCGGCGCGGCTGCGCCACCGCGTCGACGCCCTGCGGGTCGTCGCCGTGGAGCGCGCCGGCGCGCCGGCGAAGCCCCGGGTCGAGCCGGCCCTGCTGATGACGCTCAGCGCCGCCGTGCACGCCCGGGAGGTGCTGCGCTTCGACTACCCGCCCGCGCCGACGGCCGACCCGACCGACGGCGCGCCGCTCCCCCGGCGGGTGCAGCCGCACCACCTGGTCACCTGGGGCGGGCGCTGGTACCTGGTCGCCTGGGACCTGGACCGCGACGACTGGCGCACGTTCCGCGTCGACCGGCTCCGTCCGCGTACTCCCACCGGCCCCCGGTTCACGCCCCGGGAGCTGCCCGGCGGGGACGTGGCCGCGTTCGTCGCCGGGCGGTTCCGTGGCGCCGGCGGCCCCGGCGACTGGCCGTGCCAGGGCGAGGTGATCCTCGACCTGCCCGCCCGGACGGTCTCCACGTGGACCCGCGACGGCCTGGTCGAGGAGATCGGCCCGGACCGTTGCCGGCTGGTGCTGGGCGCCTGGTCCTGGCCGGGCCTGGCGGCCGTGCTGGGCCGCTACGACGCCGACATCGAGGTGGTCGGGCCACCGGAGCTGCGGGCCGCCTTCGCCCACCTGGCCCGGCGTTACGCCGCCGCCGCGCGCCGCCCGGACGGCGGATAG
- a CDS encoding TetR/AcrR family transcriptional regulator, whose translation MSTDRRRKADPARSLALLWRTREPTSRGAGPGLSVDRIVRTAVEIADAEGIDALTMRRVSDALGVGTMSVYTYVPGKAELLDVMVDAVLGDLPRPTDVPGGWRGRLERIARDNLALYRAHPWLLRAETTRPVLGPNVLAKYDHELRAVADIGLDDVEMDAVLTLVLGHAKSAARAALDVVELERETGMTDDQWWQTHAPWLEKFMTAGTFPLAARVGTAAGMAHGAAYGPDHAFEFGLQRVLDGISVVVAERSTAD comes from the coding sequence ATGTCGACCGACCGCAGGCGCAAGGCCGACCCCGCCCGCAGCCTGGCCCTTCTCTGGCGTACGCGGGAGCCGACCAGCCGCGGCGCCGGGCCCGGCCTCAGCGTCGACCGGATCGTGCGGACGGCCGTCGAGATCGCCGACGCCGAGGGCATCGACGCGCTCACCATGCGCCGGGTCAGCGACGCGCTCGGCGTCGGCACCATGTCCGTCTACACCTACGTGCCGGGCAAGGCCGAGCTGCTCGACGTCATGGTCGACGCCGTCCTCGGCGACCTGCCCCGCCCGACCGACGTGCCGGGCGGCTGGCGTGGCCGGCTGGAGCGCATCGCCCGGGACAATCTGGCGCTCTACCGCGCCCACCCGTGGCTGCTGCGCGCCGAGACCACCCGGCCGGTCCTCGGCCCCAACGTGCTGGCCAAATACGATCACGAGCTGCGGGCGGTCGCCGACATCGGGCTCGACGACGTGGAGATGGACGCCGTGCTGACCCTCGTGCTCGGGCACGCCAAGAGCGCGGCCCGCGCCGCCCTCGACGTGGTCGAGCTGGAGCGCGAGACCGGGATGACTGACGACCAGTGGTGGCAGACGCACGCGCCCTGGTTGGAGAAGTTCATGACCGCCGGCACGTTCCCGCTCGCCGCCCGGGTCGGCACCGCCGCCGGCATGGCCCACGGCGCGGCGTACGGGCCGGACCACGCGTTCGAGTTCGGTCTCCAGCGGGTCCTCGACGGCATCTCCGTGGTGGTCGCCGAACGGTCGACGGCCGACTGA